Sequence from the Ictalurus punctatus breed USDA103 chromosome 10, Coco_2.0, whole genome shotgun sequence genome:
AAGCTCGTGAATTCACACTTCACACAAAGCTGGCAATTTGATCACACTGTCACACTAATAATTGTGCACTATATATCGGGCCAGTGCATTGTCACACATGTTAGACACTACAATGTGCATTAGATTATGTGCGGTgtatgaatgagctgttactattgaaacgataatgtataagaacgagtgcattaacgtaaacctgtgatttgcagctacTCTACtgtcaataccttctgaccaatcagaatctaggattcaacaacactgtgtTAAAAACAGATTTAAGTGTTTATACTTTTCTATTTTAACTTGTGTGAAAAATCTGAAGCTGTAGTTTTGACTTTTATCAGAGTATTTATTATATAGAAGAGTAATTGCACTTTTATTTGAGTAAAAGTGTTTGTATACTATGCAGCTTCTGTGAAGTAACTAGATTCTTTATTTCCACACTAACTGCACTAATGCTATAActcttgtctgttttttttgtacctGCCTCCCATCTGTCCTGTGGCTTGGCTGTGGTGATTAGAGGCTCCGCCTCTGGCCCCAGGTTTGCCCTGCATGCtttatgctgattttttttttagtgtagcTTGTCGATGGTTTGCATTTCTGATAACAAGAATGTGAATCAGGACACtgaaataagtaaggaataacacacctCATGCCATGCTGTTATCTGAAAATAATGCAATGCAAAGTGTGTTATTCCGATTACATCACAGTGATTCGCCAAcagttaaatttttttatttattactcaaTAATccatcatgctttttaactgtttatagttaaatTAGTTGTGGAACCTCCACAAAACTAAACAGCTCCTGTTCTTTTTTATGTTATAGCAGTCGTAAACAGccattctctcaccagcctctctttttttctctctatgtTGATGTCAGTAAAGTAGTTACTGCAAAGCTGAGCTGCATTCTTGGAAGATTTAGCACATTATATTACTAGGAGGCACTCTTTCACCATTTAGttgtcattttgttgttttcagctttttgtgagctttgccttttatggagatTTGTGCGCATGGCTAAATGTACATGAAAGTTTGGAGacatgactgaaatgtttctcatgatcttaaaaatcttttgatctgaaggtgtatgattaaatttttgaaatcagtgttgaagacaaaaatataattgtgccaacgtattcatttctttcattagaaaactaacattttatttacaaaaaaatattttttttaaatggaccaCTTAgagcgaaatattccaaaaagcagccaataagtgtccagtgtaggtgggaactcctttaatactgtttaaaaagcatctcagggggattcctcaagaaatcggttgaaatgccaagaatacatttctggaaattctaggcaaaaagggtgtttactttgaagatgctaaaatactaaattatttagatttattttggagttttaatcacaacataattcccacagttccatttgtgttattccagattattttgatgactttattattattataaaatatgggagaaaaataataataaagaacttttgactggtagtgtaaaTCTGCTGTACCGTGAGCATTCTTGCACTTTATGAGTAAATACCATTTCTcaacatgaaagaaaaatttgtgaaacttttgtaaatcttgTGGGAATTTTTTGTTCAGATTGATGAGCCATTCACACCCAATTTactttattataaaattaataaatgaggcACAGTGCTTGTGTAAATTgtgactcttctctgttctctctcgTTTTTTCAAGCAGGTGGTTTCATCAGGGTCCAAACCCTCATACCAACTCTCCGGACTGGCTCTTCTCCACCTCTTACTGGAACCGAGATTACTCCCAAGTGCCTGATATTTACTGAGACGACCTACGATATCGTAAAGCTAGGCCACGTGGGATATTTGTGTGATAAACTTGTTTCTTAAATGGAACAATTTTATCATACCTGCAAGTTccctttatattattattattattgggattttttttttaaaggaaaatgttcTTACTTAATTCTTCATGCACATAAATGATAAGGGTGGAGTAATTTGATTCAGTAATGTAAAGTCAATCATATGATGGGTTACTCAAGCTACCCTAATATGAAAAAAGTAATAAGAATTATAATTGAGGATAGaaatgattttgtgtgtgtgtgtgtgtgtgtgtcattggaCAATCATCCAATTTTCTAAACAATTAGAACACAAGTACACTGCTAGTTTTTAATTATGTACTAaactttatattatttatttcagagcTCTTTTTATGCTTTACTTTTTCACTAATGCACtgaatattttacagtaatattTGCTACAGATGTGTGGCTTTACACATGTTTCTTCAGCTTGGATTTCATTTTTTCTCAATAACGACGAGACGATACTGTTTTCATCATCTCGTGATGTGTAGTAACTcattatggtgtgtgtgtgtgtgcgtgtgcgtgtgcgtgcgtgtgagcatgtatgagagtgagaaagagttATTCCTATTCTTGAAAACctaataatgtgaaatattactCTACGATAAGCAGATTATATTTAACTCAGTTGGTTTAAGGctgctgtttattttatagttattccagaattatgtaaattattatttcccTTTGTTTTGTGTACACACAAAGTTGTATAGCTGGATTTACTGGCCTGCTGAATAAAACCCTTAGCAGACCCACAAGCAGGTTTTCGTCATTAAGGTCACAccagtgaaaaataaaacatttaaaacatagcCATTATCTGATCAAACTtgattcattcgttcattttcaggAAACACAGGAAACATCCTCATCAGGATGGTggtggagtctatcccaggaacactgggtgtgagatgGGAATACACACTTGATGGGACACTTTCACAtggcatcacacacactcattctcacaTAGTGGAAATTCCGAGACACCAATCCCTTTATGCATgtccatgcatgtttttgggaggtgggagggaAGCAGAGAAACCGGTGAAactagaggaaacccacatttagaatatgcaaaactccacacaggttAGGGACGGAAACACAATGACACTATCTGTATcagtatctgtttagtgctccaagtATACCCAAAGTGGGCATGGCCGAAACTGGAAGGGTttccttttattattaaatatgagcCCTACCACTAATATGAACACTGTATCTAGacctggaaacactggaaaatCCCACTTGAAatgtcagcagtgtgtgtgtgtgtgtgtgtgtgtgtgtgtgtgtgtgtgtgtatatatatatatatatatatatatatatatatatatatatatatatatatatatatatatataatgtatgtatgtgtgtctgtgtatgtatgtatagtttttaggcacatgcaaagacaTGCAGAGcgaagatgccttcaaaataatgaaattaaatgtttctacattaaaaaaaatactgtaaagagtAGGAAACAGTAGTaaagaaacaaagtcaatatttggtgtaacaaaaaaaataaaaattgcagtcctaggtagaattagtgcagttttataaggaaatgctgtaagttttattgagaatCTTGCAGAAGCAGACACGgatcttctggagactttgtctgttgcacttgcttcttatttttgcagcaaaacccagcagtcttcattgtgttttttgtctgaaaagtggtttcttacataatatgctgctttctttactgacatgcaagcatttttctgtaacatttcattttgtgctagaaaactaatgtttggaaatctgaaatgtttttgtactgactcgataatgtagaagtaataaaataaaaatctataacaaagtttgtactaaaaaaaatagggtgcctaaaacttttacGCAGTACTGCGTAtatatccatcaatccatccatccatcttctataccgcttatccttccttcagggtcacggggaaacctggagtctatccaggttgtgtgtgtgtgtgtgtgtgtgtgtgtgtgtgtgtgtgtgtgtgtatatatatatatatatatatatatatatatatatatacatacacacacacacacacacacacacacacacacacacacatacatatatgtatatgtatatatacacatataaataaatataaaaaagtagACATTAATCTCTGTTGCATGTTTTTGAGAATAGTACTTAAGAAGTAATGTATAAGTAGCACATTcctataaacaaaatataataatacaactgatgccttttcttattttttattttttatttttatcattgcTGTGACATTGCAAGACATAGACTATAAACATGAAAATGAGCTAATTAATAATGATCAAAACCCaaccttttcttttaaatttgattaaacaattatttttacACTTATTTTTAGAAGAGGTGATATTACTATTTGAAATCCTTCACTGTTGCATGAATTCTTTGATTTTAAAATCAGAAATTTGGCATTAATCATATGCATGGTTCATATCAGTTATAGTACCTGAAATAAATTGACAGTGTCATGGAGAAGATATGTGCAGAAGTGGATTTTGTAATTGAATGGTGGTATTTGACACTCGCAGGTcagagaggagtgtgtgacGTCCAGAGTCGTCCTCATATCCTAAACTAAATTACACGAAGGACTTAAAATAGCTCCGGTTTAGTGTTTGCTCCATTAGGATGTGTCAGGGGTTTGTAGATAAGTTCATGACCTCACCTTTTTGCATCTAACCCTTTTCTGTTCCCtattattaattgtttattgAACTGATGTGATTGTGGAGGTATAAAAGTAAGAAATGAGGTTGGAGTTCTCACACAGCTTCAGTATTATCAGACTAAATACAGATACTGTGCTCATCGGCATCATGATCAACGAGCGTCTCCTGATTCTCACACTCACCTGCTATGTCTTACTCTGGATCGGAAACTGCGAAGATTTAGTCGAGATCCGTTCAGTTGAAGATGACATCAAGGCGCAGGAGGAAAAAGAGCTGGTGAGTTTTCTTTTTAAGGCTTAATAAAAGACTAAATTACATGTCATTCTTTTCCAACACAGCTGAGGTGTTTCTGAAAGTACATGCTTTATAGAGACAgactagattaaaaaaaaaaaaaaaagatcttaatCCTGTGTTCTTATAGATCGAAGCTCTTCAGGAAGTCCTTGAAAAACTGAGGAATAAACAAAATCCATCCACTGAGAAGAGGTTAGGCTGGGTTCCTTCGGTGAGTCAAATTTTAGACAaat
This genomic interval carries:
- the cart1 gene encoding cocaine- and amphetamine-regulated transcript protein gives rise to the protein MRLEFSHSFSIIRLNTDTVLIGIMINERLLILTLTCYVLLWIGNCEDLVEIRSVEDDIKAQEEKELIEALQEVLEKLRNKQNPSTEKRLGWVPSCDAGEQCVIRKGARFGKVCTCPGGTTCSFSILKCL